The proteins below come from a single Corvus hawaiiensis isolate bCorHaw1 chromosome 20, bCorHaw1.pri.cur, whole genome shotgun sequence genomic window:
- the SRR gene encoding serine racemase encodes MPSVPMVPPWCHASPVTRAETAARVVQETGGVLVHPNQEPAVIAGQGTIALEVLEQAPEVNAVVVPVGGGGMVAGIAVAIKALRPDVKVFAAEPCNVDDCYQSKVRGELTPNLHPRDTIADAVKTSIGPNTWPIIRDLVDDVLTVSEEEIKRATWLVWERMKLLIEPTAGVGLAAVLSEQFQAVPRDVQNICIVLCGGNVDLRSLTWLTDLSGKAE; translated from the exons ATGCCATCCGTGCCTATGGTGCCACCTTGGTGCCATGCGAGCCCAGTGACAAG AGCTGAGACAGCAGCCCGTGTAGTCCAGGAGACAGGAGGAGTCCTGGTGCACCCCAACCAGGAGCCGGCGGTGATCGCAGGGCAAGGCACCATCgccctggaggtgctggagcag GCACCCGAGGTAAATGCAGTGGTGGTTCCTGTTGGAGGCGGAGGAATGGTTGCAGGAATAGCAGTTGCCATCAAG gcTTTGAGGCCAGATGTGAAGGTGTTTGCTGCTGAGCCATGCAACGTGGATGACTGTTACCAGTCCAAGGTCCGAGGGGAGCTGACCCCCAACCTCCACCCGCGGGATACCATCGCAGACGCAGTAAAAACCAGCATCGGACCCAACACGTGGCCCATCATCAGGGATTTGGTTGATGATGTCCTGACAGTCTCAGAGGAAGAAATCAAG CGAGCCACGTGGCTGGTGTGGGAAAGGATGAAGCTGCTGATTGAGCCAACAGCAGGCGTGGGACTGGCGGCCGTGCTCTCGGAGCAGTTCCAGGCAGTCCCCCGGGATGTGCAGAACATTTGCATCGTGCTGTGTGGGGGAAATGTGGACCTGAGATCCCtgacctggctcacagacctcTCTGGGAAAGCGGAATGA